A stretch of the Candidatus Jettenia sp. AMX2 genome encodes the following:
- a CDS encoding 2-isopropylmalate synthase, whose amino-acid sequence MLRFNKQHNTLEPEEYVFQLQDSPEPNLYRDIFPYDEIPKIPFNYRLNPMNMPEEIWITDTTFRDGQQSRPPYTVKQIVDLYDLLYKLGGKSSIIRQCEFFLYNKKDQEAVRKCLERGYKYPEVTGWIRAVKSDFKLVREMGLKETGILCSSSDYHIYLKLNKTRKQALDMYLDIVKAALDEGIIPRCHFEDITRSDFYGFVVPFAKELMRLSKETGISIKIRACDTMGLGVSYPGAALPRSVPGIIYGLNHFAGVPSGCMEWHGHNDFYLAVSNATSAWLYGCSGINGTLLGLGERTGNTPVEALVIEYLALRGNEENVDTTVITEIADYYRNEIGYPIPPTQPLVGSEFNITRAGIHSDGLLKNEEIYNIFDTKKLLNRPIGVSVTDKSGVAGIAHWINIFFELEGNEQIPKSHPGIAKIKEWVDKQYEEGRIISISDSEMIEQVRIHVQGVIKPDKL is encoded by the coding sequence ATGCTTCGATTTAATAAACAACATAACACGTTAGAACCTGAAGAGTATGTTTTTCAACTACAGGATTCTCCGGAGCCTAATCTCTACAGAGATATATTCCCCTACGATGAAATACCGAAAATCCCATTCAACTATCGGCTCAACCCGATGAACATGCCGGAAGAAATATGGATTACCGATACAACGTTCAGGGATGGTCAGCAATCGAGGCCCCCCTACACGGTGAAACAAATTGTAGACCTCTATGATTTACTTTACAAATTAGGTGGTAAAAGTAGTATTATCCGTCAGTGTGAGTTTTTCCTTTATAACAAAAAGGACCAGGAAGCGGTACGGAAATGTCTGGAACGAGGCTATAAATATCCTGAGGTTACCGGATGGATCAGGGCGGTAAAAAGCGATTTTAAACTGGTCAGGGAGATGGGCCTTAAAGAGACGGGCATCCTGTGTTCATCATCTGATTATCATATTTATTTAAAATTAAACAAAACCAGGAAGCAGGCACTGGACATGTACCTGGATATTGTAAAAGCCGCATTAGACGAAGGTATTATTCCACGCTGTCATTTTGAAGACATTACACGGTCTGATTTTTATGGTTTTGTAGTACCCTTTGCGAAAGAGCTTATGAGGTTGTCAAAGGAAACTGGTATTTCAATAAAAATCCGTGCCTGTGATACTATGGGGCTGGGAGTAAGTTATCCGGGAGCTGCCCTGCCACGGAGTGTGCCGGGCATCATTTATGGTCTCAATCACTTTGCCGGTGTTCCTTCAGGATGTATGGAGTGGCACGGGCATAACGATTTCTATCTGGCAGTGAGTAATGCTACCTCTGCATGGCTCTATGGGTGCAGTGGTATCAACGGCACCTTGTTAGGCCTGGGGGAACGTACCGGAAATACCCCCGTAGAAGCACTGGTGATTGAATACCTTGCCCTGCGGGGTAACGAAGAAAATGTTGATACCACGGTAATTACTGAAATTGCTGATTATTACCGGAATGAAATCGGATATCCGATTCCGCCGACACAACCTTTGGTTGGTTCAGAATTCAATATTACGCGGGCTGGTATTCACTCGGATGGACTTTTGAAAAATGAAGAAATATATAATATTTTTGATACGAAAAAACTGTTAAACAGGCCTATTGGCGTTTCCGTTACCGACAAATCCGGTGTTGCCGGCATTGCACACTGGATTAATATCTTCTTCGAGCTGGAAGGAAATGAGCAGATTCCGAAGAGTCATCCTGGTATTGCAAAGATAAAAGAATGGGTGGATAAGCAATACGAGGAAGGGCGTATTATTTCTATTTCTGACAGCGAAATGATAGAACAGGTGCGTATTCACGTTCAGGGCGTTATCAAGCCGGATAAATTATAA
- a CDS encoding CheR family methyltransferase, with protein MRDGVQEMLLSRLSDMIAVHVGLHFPRERWHDLKRGISSAAKDFGFDNVESCIQWLVSSSLTRNQIEILASNLTIGETYFFRDKRIFEILEEHIIPELISLRRTSERRLRIWSAGCATGEEPYSIAILLKKMIPDLRDWNITLLATDINPRFLQKASKGAYTDWSFRGTPRWVREGYFGKIKTNLYQISSDVKEMVTFSFLNLVRDSYPSLVNNTNAVDIIFCRNVLMYFATGTMHKVIQKLYRSLVDGGWLIVSPCETSNTLASQFTAVNFPGTILYRKVLNPSGIPGKIFRENVLTGEEEQETGISFQIPFEPVDDITDGMTVQRFTVCIDEENKKPEVPEPKDPYMEILDIYRKGLYREAGEKLITFLSDRKVIGNNPAFTREPVDLLIHVYANQGKLHEALEWCEKAITMDKTNPCFHYLRANILQELGHVEESVISLKRVLYLNPDFVLAHFALGMLNRKKGKIREANRHFKNALSILDSFRDDDVLPESEGMTAKRLREIIVSTMEGI; from the coding sequence ATGCGGGATGGTGTTCAGGAGATGCTTTTATCGCGGCTGAGTGACATGATTGCTGTTCATGTTGGTTTACATTTTCCGAGAGAACGGTGGCACGATCTTAAACGGGGAATTAGTTCAGCTGCAAAGGATTTTGGATTTGATAATGTTGAATCGTGTATTCAGTGGCTGGTGTCATCTTCCCTCACGAGGAATCAGATAGAGATATTGGCATCCAACCTTACCATCGGAGAGACATATTTTTTCCGTGATAAACGGATCTTTGAAATTCTTGAAGAGCATATTATTCCGGAATTGATTTCTTTGCGTAGAACTTCCGAACGCCGTTTAAGGATATGGAGTGCCGGTTGTGCAACGGGTGAAGAACCATATTCCATTGCCATCCTGCTTAAAAAAATGATACCGGACTTGCGGGATTGGAATATTACTCTCCTTGCTACAGATATTAATCCCCGCTTTCTTCAGAAAGCTTCAAAAGGGGCATATACTGATTGGTCCTTTCGCGGTACGCCCCGATGGGTTCGGGAAGGGTATTTTGGGAAGATAAAAACGAACCTTTATCAGATCTCTTCTGATGTAAAAGAGATGGTGACATTTTCCTTTCTAAACCTTGTGCGCGACTCCTACCCCTCTCTTGTAAACAATACGAATGCCGTGGATATTATCTTTTGCCGTAATGTCCTTATGTATTTTGCAACGGGCACCATGCATAAGGTTATTCAAAAACTGTATCGTTCTCTGGTGGACGGCGGTTGGCTTATCGTCAGCCCGTGCGAGACTTCAAATACTCTCGCTTCGCAGTTTACTGCTGTTAATTTCCCTGGCACAATCTTGTACCGTAAGGTCCTTAATCCTTCAGGAATACCAGGAAAAATATTCCGGGAAAATGTGTTAACCGGTGAGGAGGAGCAGGAAACAGGAATTTCGTTTCAAATACCTTTTGAGCCTGTGGATGACATAACTGATGGAATGACCGTACAGCGGTTTACTGTTTGCATCGATGAAGAAAATAAAAAACCTGAGGTGCCAGAACCAAAGGACCCTTATATGGAGATTCTAGATATATACCGGAAGGGTCTTTATCGGGAAGCTGGAGAAAAACTGATAACATTTCTTTCTGACAGGAAAGTGATCGGAAATAATCCGGCTTTTACAAGAGAGCCGGTCGATCTTTTGATACATGTTTATGCCAATCAGGGAAAGCTTCATGAGGCGCTGGAATGGTGTGAAAAGGCCATTACAATGGACAAAACAAATCCCTGCTTTCATTATCTTCGTGCAAATATTCTTCAGGAACTAGGACACGTTGAGGAATCAGTAATATCCTTAAAGCGGGTATTGTATCTGAATCCGGATTTTGTATTAGCCCATTTTGCGTTGGGGATGCTTAACAGGAAAAAGGGAAAAATCAGGGAGGCGAACAGGCATTTTAAGAACGCGCTTTCCATTCTTGATTCGTTCAGGGATGATGATGTTTTGCCGGAATCAGAAGGTATGACTGCAAAAAGGCTGAGGGAAATCATTGTGTCTACGATGGAAGGAATCTGA
- a CDS encoding chemotaxis protein CheW: MMKHQEKERILKERARELAREPEKKDTSGEYVRVVEFLLAYERYALEASYICEVYPLKELTPLPCTPPFVLGILNVRGRIFSVIDIRKFFELPEKGITNLNKVIILSTDKPVPERIDGMEFGILADAVSGVKSVPLHEIQTSLFTLTGIREDYLKGVTKDRTVILDAMKILSDKRIVIHEQV, translated from the coding sequence ATGATGAAACATCAGGAAAAGGAAAGAATTCTTAAAGAGAGGGCAAGGGAACTTGCGCGGGAACCTGAGAAGAAGGATACGTCCGGGGAATACGTAAGGGTAGTGGAATTCCTTCTTGCTTATGAAAGATATGCACTTGAAGCATCGTATATTTGTGAGGTGTATCCTTTGAAGGAACTTACGCCACTGCCATGTACTCCGCCCTTCGTTCTGGGCATTCTGAATGTCCGGGGACGTATTTTTTCTGTTATTGATATCAGGAAGTTTTTTGAACTGCCGGAAAAAGGTATTACCAATCTTAATAAGGTTATTATTCTGTCAACTGATAAACCCGTCCCTGAAAGGATTGATGGTATGGAGTTTGGCATCCTTGCCGATGCCGTCTCCGGTGTGAAATCTGTTCCTCTTCATGAAATTCAGACTTCACTTTTTACGCTTACCGGCATCCGGGAAGATTATCTGAAAGGTGTGACAAAGGACAGAACTGTGATTTTGGATGCAATGAAGATTTTATCAGATAAAAGAATCGTTATTCATGAACAGGTATGA
- the sucD gene encoding succinate--CoA ligase subunit alpha has translation MGILIDKETKVICQGITGRAGSFHARQMMEYGTRLIAGITPGKGGKVHNDIPVFDSVLDATANLGVDASVIYVPAPFAADAIMEAAEAGVELIVCITEGIPTMDMMKVKKYLMGRNTRLIGPNCPGIITPNECKIGIMPGYIHKPGRIGVVSRSGTLTYEAVWQLTQQGLGQSTCVGIGGDPIAGTSFADVLRLFQEDKDTEVIVLIGEIGGEAEEAAAGVIQQEITKPVVAFIAGKTAPHGKRMGHAGAIILGNKGTAASKKEALQNAGVTIVESPADIGETVAKVVLQSKRGA, from the coding sequence ATGGGAATATTGATAGATAAAGAGACAAAAGTCATATGCCAGGGTATAACAGGTCGTGCGGGCAGTTTCCATGCACGGCAAATGATGGAATATGGTACCAGACTTATTGCTGGCATTACTCCGGGGAAGGGAGGGAAGGTTCATAATGATATTCCCGTTTTTGACAGTGTACTCGATGCAACGGCAAATTTAGGAGTTGATGCATCGGTGATTTATGTACCAGCCCCTTTTGCAGCTGATGCAATTATGGAGGCTGCTGAGGCAGGTGTTGAATTAATCGTATGTATTACCGAGGGTATCCCAACCATGGATATGATGAAAGTGAAAAAGTATCTTATGGGCAGGAACACGCGTCTTATCGGGCCTAATTGTCCTGGAATTATTACTCCCAATGAATGTAAAATCGGTATTATGCCGGGATATATCCACAAACCCGGCCGGATAGGGGTTGTATCAAGGAGCGGAACGCTTACGTATGAAGCTGTCTGGCAACTTACTCAGCAGGGTTTGGGTCAGTCTACCTGTGTTGGAATTGGAGGCGACCCGATAGCAGGAACAAGTTTTGCGGATGTATTGAGGCTATTTCAGGAGGACAAAGATACAGAAGTTATTGTGCTTATCGGTGAGATAGGAGGAGAAGCGGAGGAAGCAGCCGCCGGGGTTATACAGCAGGAGATAACAAAACCTGTTGTAGCCTTTATTGCGGGGAAGACGGCTCCTCATGGAAAACGGATGGGGCACGCTGGGGCAATTATCTTGGGAAATAAAGGTACTGCTGCCTCAAAGAAAGAGGCATTACAGAATGCCGGGGTTACTATTGTTGAAAGTCCTGCGGATATTGGAGAGACGGTGGCAAAGGTGGTATTGCAGAGCAAAAGGGGGGCATAA
- a CDS encoding multiheme c-type cytochrome, translating to MGKVRFIIPVMIVNIFACFQSGCNQTDVAKEAVPFREEKPAAARLSIVVQQSGDVVKVPSVSKEHKENTLCCLSKEAELASYSKDDRPVQEIISRLTGAKIGPDNSGDVYSAGLTAIYTGPRKIVPGEGKYGKLFSFLPVIRWYDPDHYYTPGVAVPGTFKPEECIMCHTVQTPGIVAQWKRSKHATAKNGVVGCDACHGNNHLQLHMPSWRHCGECHPEQRRGHRDGMLGSHAHAFHVNVVEVPMQVAKPAEEVTACAACHGIAENRCDGCHTRHDFSVAEARKPNNCGVCHSGLEHCEYEMYRGSYHGAVYESEQYSWDWSKPLKPENYKAPTCAYCHMKDGEHNVQKASTIYSHAGRSLVDRGAPRFKEARQNWINICKGCHSPRFAADQLEAMDEAVKVSFTKWREAMKIVMDLYNEGLLDPMPGDLAPDWTGHYTFSLLPEGESRMYNVSDIERISCEMLFSITNKVYKAMAHGAMQGAAGNGPFLQDRWLVQVKSEASKLRRIKALEDRLGVKHSAYDFWKYGEYTDLLAGWKRKSDDVDATACKHVGTGCLGE from the coding sequence TTGGGTAAAGTAAGATTTATTATTCCTGTAATGATAGTAAATATATTTGCCTGTTTTCAGTCCGGCTGTAATCAGACAGATGTTGCAAAAGAGGCCGTTCCTTTCAGAGAAGAGAAACCAGCTGCTGCCAGGCTGTCAATCGTTGTCCAGCAGAGCGGGGATGTAGTGAAAGTGCCATCTGTTTCCAAAGAGCACAAAGAGAATACTTTGTGCTGTTTATCAAAAGAAGCGGAACTGGCTTCTTACTCAAAAGATGACAGGCCGGTTCAGGAAATCATCTCCCGGCTGACAGGGGCAAAGATAGGTCCTGATAACTCTGGTGATGTGTATTCCGCCGGCTTAACGGCTATCTATACTGGCCCAAGAAAAATAGTCCCTGGTGAGGGAAAGTATGGAAAGCTATTCAGTTTTTTACCGGTTATAAGGTGGTACGACCCAGATCATTACTATACGCCTGGTGTGGCAGTTCCCGGAACATTTAAACCTGAAGAGTGTATTATGTGTCACACAGTACAAACGCCTGGTATTGTCGCACAGTGGAAAAGAAGCAAGCATGCAACGGCAAAAAATGGTGTGGTAGGATGTGATGCTTGTCATGGTAATAATCATTTGCAATTACATATGCCTTCCTGGAGGCATTGTGGTGAATGTCATCCGGAGCAGCGGAGAGGTCACCGTGATGGTATGTTAGGTTCACACGCCCATGCGTTTCACGTAAACGTTGTGGAGGTACCAATGCAGGTTGCAAAACCGGCAGAGGAGGTAACGGCATGTGCTGCCTGTCACGGTATTGCGGAAAACAGATGTGACGGATGTCATACCAGGCATGATTTTTCTGTCGCAGAAGCAAGGAAACCCAACAATTGCGGTGTTTGTCATTCAGGTCTTGAACACTGTGAATATGAGATGTACAGGGGGTCGTATCATGGGGCTGTTTATGAGTCCGAACAATACTCGTGGGATTGGTCCAAACCTTTGAAACCTGAAAATTATAAAGCCCCCACATGTGCGTATTGTCACATGAAAGACGGGGAGCATAATGTGCAAAAAGCATCCACAATTTATAGTCATGCAGGTAGGTCTCTTGTTGACCGGGGTGCGCCGAGGTTTAAAGAGGCGAGGCAAAACTGGATTAATATATGTAAGGGATGCCATTCACCAAGGTTCGCGGCTGATCAGTTAGAGGCTATGGATGAAGCGGTAAAAGTAAGTTTTACCAAGTGGAGAGAGGCTATGAAGATTGTTATGGATCTTTACAATGAGGGTTTGCTTGATCCGATGCCTGGCGATTTAGCTCCTGACTGGACAGGGCATTATACCTTTAGCCTGTTACCGGAGGGAGAAAGCAGGATGTATAACGTTTCTGATATAGAGCGCATTTCATGTGAAATGTTGTTTTCTATTACCAATAAAGTTTACAAGGCGATGGCTCACGGAGCTATGCAAGGTGCTGCCGGAAACGGCCCATTTTTACAGGATCGCTGGCTTGTCCAGGTTAAGAGTGAGGCCAGTAAATTAAGGAGGATAAAGGCGCTGGAGGATAGGTTGGGTGTTAAACACAGTGCCTACGATTTCTGGAAATACGGCGAATACACTGATTTGCTTGCCGGCTGGAAGCGAAAGTCGGACGACGTTGATGCAACTGCTTGTAAACATGTTGGTACAGGCTGCCTGGGAGAATAA
- a CDS encoding cytochrome b N-terminal domain-containing protein, with protein MTNRIRNWIEDRTRIKRLLKVHFASYRGGAGWSYVFGSGLVFLFILQALTGIILANFYSPSSTSAWGSVYYLQEKTSFGWFVRGLHHYGSSAIIILAVIHMFQAFIFGAYKKPRELNWISGIMLLLILMGFGLTGYLLPWDQKGYWATQVATNAIETIPLIGSYVKILIQGGSDYGNLTLTRFYALHVFKLPLSLLFFFIIHIALFRIHGVTPNWKQKKEALKRVDPYWPDQAFKDIVFAMGIYAVLAGWVFWDNGAKLFAPADPTSNFIARPEWYFLFLFQLLKYCQGKFLIVGTFIIPTLIILFLFALPFIDTGASRYPSVRIPFLGAIFSLFAGIIALTAISVIQDNRNPYIVAQRRDAEIQSARAMKLAAGGIPPAGGTAIFLNDPVYRGEKIFRENCMGCHKIRGKGGDTGPDFTGFGSRKWIAGLLKNPNDAKYFGESGTMPPTKLPDDAILDIAEFLLHRSEGLPGTDIARLERGKRLVLKGTCVVCHPIGNKDHKKIAPNLTNYLSATWLKEFIRNPSDPRFYGTRSRMPGFDKFSDTEMEALIQYLFTLSDDQILISKNTVSKDVLSDSIYAYKKKQINLFGMTSPRGYTRNKTWEEIHFILSN; from the coding sequence ATGACAAACAGAATACGTAACTGGATAGAAGACAGAACCAGAATAAAAAGACTTTTAAAGGTACACTTTGCAAGTTACCGTGGTGGAGCCGGATGGTCATATGTTTTTGGCAGTGGCCTTGTATTTCTCTTTATCCTTCAGGCATTAACAGGAATAATACTGGCAAATTTTTATTCACCCTCTTCGACTTCAGCATGGGGAAGTGTATATTACCTTCAGGAAAAAACATCATTCGGCTGGTTCGTTCGCGGACTGCATCACTATGGTTCAAGTGCCATAATTATCCTTGCGGTTATTCATATGTTTCAGGCCTTTATTTTCGGGGCATACAAAAAACCGCGAGAACTGAACTGGATATCAGGAATTATGCTTCTTTTAATCCTGATGGGGTTTGGTTTAACAGGTTATCTTTTACCATGGGATCAGAAGGGATACTGGGCTACCCAGGTCGCTACCAATGCCATCGAAACAATTCCTTTGATCGGAAGTTACGTCAAGATACTGATTCAGGGTGGTTCTGATTACGGGAACCTTACCCTAACCCGTTTTTACGCACTCCATGTATTTAAACTGCCACTTTCCCTGCTTTTCTTTTTTATCATTCATATTGCACTTTTTCGCATCCACGGTGTAACTCCTAACTGGAAACAAAAAAAGGAAGCATTAAAGCGTGTCGATCCCTATTGGCCGGATCAGGCATTCAAGGATATTGTATTCGCCATGGGAATATATGCCGTACTTGCAGGGTGGGTTTTTTGGGATAACGGGGCAAAACTTTTTGCACCAGCAGACCCCACATCGAATTTTATTGCCCGGCCTGAATGGTATTTCCTGTTTCTGTTTCAACTCTTAAAATATTGTCAGGGAAAATTTCTCATTGTTGGCACCTTCATTATACCAACACTCATTATTTTATTCCTGTTTGCATTGCCATTCATTGATACAGGCGCATCGAGATACCCATCGGTAAGAATACCATTCCTGGGTGCGATATTCTCACTGTTTGCGGGCATTATTGCCTTAACGGCTATCTCCGTTATTCAGGATAATCGTAATCCCTATATTGTCGCTCAGAGGAGAGATGCCGAGATACAGTCTGCAAGGGCTATGAAACTTGCAGCCGGCGGCATTCCCCCGGCAGGCGGAACGGCTATTTTTCTTAACGATCCGGTTTATCGCGGGGAAAAGATTTTCAGGGAAAATTGTATGGGTTGCCACAAGATAAGGGGGAAGGGTGGTGATACAGGTCCCGATTTTACCGGTTTTGGATCGAGGAAATGGATAGCCGGACTTCTGAAGAACCCTAACGATGCTAAATATTTTGGAGAATCAGGTACTATGCCACCAACAAAACTACCCGATGATGCAATCCTCGATATAGCGGAGTTCCTGCTGCACCGGTCTGAAGGATTACCCGGTACAGATATTGCCCGCTTAGAAAGAGGAAAAAGGCTGGTTTTGAAAGGAACCTGCGTTGTTTGCCACCCCATCGGAAATAAAGATCATAAAAAGATTGCACCGAATCTGACAAATTACCTGTCTGCAACCTGGCTAAAGGAGTTCATCAGAAATCCATCAGATCCCAGATTCTACGGTACAAGGAGCAGGATGCCAGGTTTTGATAAGTTCAGTGATACGGAAATGGAAGCACTTATCCAGTATCTTTTCACTTTATCGGACGATCAGATATTAATTTCTAAAAATACCGTATCAAAAGATGTACTATCAGACAGTATTTATGCGTACAAAAAGAAACAAATAAATCTGTTTGGCATGACGTCTCCAAGGGGATATACCAGGAATAAAACATGGGAAGAAATACATTTCATCCTTTCTAATTAA
- the sucC gene encoding ADP-forming succinate--CoA ligase subunit beta gives MKLYEFQSKEILQRYGIPVPRGKVISESSNASGIFKEIDGNRCVIKAQIHAGNRGKSGGIRFVNTPSEARKCAEDLLGARITTRQTDQKGVEIKYLLIEEAISVKSEFYLAMTIDRSLYSPALIVSAEGGMDIEEVAQKTPGKIIKEPVDICFGILPFQLRRITHALNIHGTLSSGLHNLIANLCNAFLINDCSLLEINPLAVTESDEIYALDAKIDIDDNSLYRHTESEPYASHQASSPAEALAMEYRLNYISLDGNIGCLVNGAGLAMATMDIIKFYGGEPANFLDVGGDATLEQVVHAFRIIVSDPGVNVVFINIFGGIMKCDTVASGIIQIIKETDPRIPFVVRLEGTNADGARKLLKESGLNILSTSDMKDAASTAVRAAKQRKRVGELEG, from the coding sequence TTGAAGCTATATGAGTTTCAATCTAAAGAAATCCTTCAAAGGTACGGCATTCCCGTTCCCCGCGGTAAAGTCATATCCGAAAGCAGCAATGCATCAGGAATATTCAAAGAAATTGATGGGAATCGCTGTGTTATAAAAGCACAAATTCATGCTGGCAACAGAGGGAAAAGTGGCGGTATCAGATTCGTAAACACGCCTTCAGAAGCCAGGAAATGTGCTGAAGACTTGCTGGGCGCACGTATAACAACCCGCCAGACAGATCAAAAAGGCGTTGAGATTAAATACCTCCTCATAGAAGAGGCAATTTCAGTCAAAAGTGAGTTTTATCTTGCCATGACGATTGACCGTTCCCTTTACTCTCCGGCACTGATTGTAAGTGCCGAAGGCGGGATGGATATAGAAGAAGTTGCCCAAAAGACTCCCGGTAAGATTATTAAAGAACCTGTTGATATATGTTTCGGAATTCTTCCATTTCAATTACGCCGCATTACGCATGCATTAAATATACACGGAACGCTTTCATCCGGATTGCATAATCTCATTGCAAATCTCTGTAATGCCTTTCTGATAAACGATTGTTCACTTCTGGAAATTAATCCCCTTGCCGTAACGGAGAGTGATGAAATATATGCATTGGATGCAAAGATTGACATTGATGATAACTCACTTTATCGTCATACGGAATCGGAGCCGTATGCATCTCATCAGGCTAGTTCACCAGCAGAAGCACTGGCCATGGAATACAGGCTTAATTATATAAGCCTTGATGGGAATATCGGATGCCTGGTAAACGGGGCAGGTCTTGCAATGGCAACGATGGATATTATTAAATTCTACGGTGGGGAACCTGCTAATTTTTTAGATGTCGGCGGTGATGCTACTTTGGAACAGGTTGTGCATGCTTTCAGAATTATTGTATCAGACCCCGGGGTGAACGTAGTTTTCATCAATATTTTCGGCGGGATCATGAAATGTGATACCGTTGCATCCGGTATTATTCAGATTATTAAGGAAACCGATCCTCGTATTCCTTTCGTTGTAAGGCTGGAAGGAACAAATGCTGATGGAGCAAGAAAATTACTTAAGGAATCCGGTCTGAACATCCTTTCTACGAGCGATATGAAGGATGCTGCAAGTACGGCAGTGAGGGCAGCAAAGCAGCGCAAAAGAGTTGGGGAGTTGGAGGGTTGA
- a CDS encoding chemotaxis protein CheW has translation MNGSIQLVVFKLDAMKFGVLLSFVERVVPVTEVTGLPGAPEIVLGIINMKGKIIPVVNIRKRFRLPVREIELSDRFIISRTSKRCLAIIADEVDGVAEYPEQKIITAANILPNLEYIEGVIKTEDGMVLIHDLEKFLSLDEVSALDKAMIPVSE, from the coding sequence ATGAACGGTTCGATTCAGTTAGTTGTGTTTAAGCTGGATGCCATGAAATTTGGAGTCCTCCTTTCTTTTGTTGAAAGGGTTGTACCCGTGACCGAAGTCACCGGTTTGCCTGGTGCACCGGAAATCGTTCTTGGCATTATTAATATGAAAGGGAAAATTATTCCTGTGGTCAATATTCGCAAACGGTTTCGTTTACCCGTAAGAGAAATCGAGCTGAGTGACAGATTTATCATTTCCCGGACATCGAAGAGATGCCTTGCAATTATAGCGGATGAAGTTGACGGTGTTGCTGAGTATCCGGAACAAAAAATAATTACGGCAGCAAATATCCTTCCAAACCTTGAATATATTGAAGGGGTAATAAAAACAGAGGATGGTATGGTTCTTATCCATGACCTTGAGAAATTTCTGTCGCTTGATGAGGTATCTGCATTGGATAAAGCAATGATTCCGGTTTCAGAATAA
- a CDS encoding Rieske 2Fe-2S domain-containing protein has product MEKNRRQFLKTASYTLGGILMGGIIAPLIGLLIHPFIKETVYGTEDFINIGKLEDFPVDIPKKIAITSTKMDAWKVFEALVMGSVWILRHDDNSLHAFSTSCPHLGCGIDWGQNENKFLCPCHGGVFDVNGRVVAGPSPRGLYAFETKIENNNVLVNYKRTL; this is encoded by the coding sequence GTGGAAAAAAACAGAAGGCAATTCCTGAAAACCGCATCTTATACTTTGGGCGGTATCTTAATGGGAGGTATAATAGCACCATTGATAGGTCTGTTAATACATCCTTTTATTAAAGAAACTGTATATGGCACTGAAGATTTTATCAATATCGGTAAGTTGGAGGATTTTCCTGTTGACATTCCTAAAAAAATAGCAATTACCTCCACAAAAATGGATGCATGGAAGGTTTTTGAAGCGCTTGTCATGGGGTCTGTATGGATACTCCGGCATGATGATAATTCGTTGCATGCATTCTCCACAAGCTGCCCGCATCTTGGATGTGGCATAGATTGGGGACAAAATGAAAATAAATTCCTTTGCCCTTGCCATGGCGGTGTTTTTGATGTAAACGGCAGGGTGGTTGCAGGTCCATCACCACGCGGCCTTTATGCCTTTGAGACAAAAATAGAAAATAATAATGTATTGGTAAATTACAAAAGAACTCTATAA